One Streptococcus sp. S1 DNA window includes the following coding sequences:
- the galT gene encoding UDP-glucose--hexose-1-phosphate uridylyltransferase has product MNQGILDAFVTAVIAASDYEEMDRIYLKNRIMSRVGEEGLDAPAQKEELIALKDQLVEIAVANSKIQDSMAEKDSLGAELMDWFTPSPSQVNHRFWETYSQSKEDAIADFYALSKRNDYIKVKAIAQNIAFEAETPYGSLEITINLSKPEKDPKDIAAAKLAKASHYPACQLCFENEGYQGRLDHPARANHRIIRFDMDGHDWGFQYSPYAYFNEHCIFLDSQHVPMAISRKTFERLLTIVETFPGYFAGSNADLPIVGGSILTHDHYQGGRHTFPMELAPVEESFSVEGFEAVSVGIVNWPMSVLRLNSDDKAQLIALADHILTAWRGYSDPAVQVLAASDGQPHHTITPIARIRDGHYELDLVLRDNQTSPEHPDGIYHPHADVQHIKKENIGLIEVMGLAILPPRLKEELKQVQDYLLGRENTVATYHQAWADDLKAAHPSITEEAEAEALVRESVGQIFARVLEDAGVYKRTAEGQAAFRRFVATL; this is encoded by the coding sequence ATGAATCAGGGAATTTTGGATGCATTTGTCACAGCCGTCATTGCGGCGAGTGACTACGAAGAGATGGATCGGATTTATCTAAAAAATCGCATCATGAGTCGCGTTGGAGAAGAAGGGCTAGACGCCCCAGCTCAAAAAGAAGAGTTGATTGCGCTCAAAGATCAGCTGGTAGAGATCGCTGTTGCAAATAGCAAGATCCAAGATAGTATGGCCGAAAAAGACAGTTTGGGTGCGGAGTTGATGGATTGGTTTACCCCTAGTCCTAGTCAAGTCAACCATCGTTTTTGGGAGACCTACAGTCAGTCTAAGGAAGACGCGATTGCTGATTTCTATGCCCTCTCTAAGCGCAATGATTACATCAAGGTCAAAGCCATTGCACAAAACATTGCCTTTGAGGCTGAAACTCCCTACGGTTCTCTTGAAATCACCATCAATCTGTCAAAACCTGAAAAAGATCCTAAAGACATTGCAGCGGCCAAGCTTGCCAAAGCCAGTCATTATCCAGCCTGCCAATTGTGCTTTGAAAATGAAGGCTATCAAGGTCGCCTAGACCATCCAGCACGGGCCAATCACAGGATTATTCGCTTTGATATGGACGGTCATGATTGGGGCTTCCAGTATTCCCCTTATGCCTACTTCAATGAACACTGCATTTTCCTTGATAGCCAGCATGTTCCCATGGCCATTAGCCGCAAGACCTTTGAGCGACTCTTGACCATTGTCGAGACTTTTCCAGGCTATTTTGCAGGGTCCAATGCAGATCTGCCCATTGTAGGGGGGTCTATCCTGACTCATGATCATTACCAAGGCGGACGACATACCTTCCCTATGGAGCTGGCTCCTGTTGAGGAAAGCTTTAGCGTTGAGGGATTTGAGGCTGTATCGGTAGGAATTGTTAACTGGCCCATGTCGGTTCTTCGTTTGAATTCAGATGACAAGGCGCAATTGATTGCCCTGGCAGACCATATCCTAACAGCCTGGCGAGGCTACTCGGACCCAGCAGTTCAAGTCTTAGCAGCATCCGACGGTCAGCCCCACCATACCATTACCCCCATTGCACGAATTCGTGATGGGCATTATGAACTGGACTTGGTGCTCCGTGACAACCAAACCTCACCAGAGCATCCAGATGGTATCTATCACCCACATGCGGATGTGCAACACATTAAAAAAGAAAATATCGGCTTGATCGAAGTCATGGGCTTGGCGATTTTGCCACCTCGTCTCAAGGAAGAGCTCAAGCAGGTCCAAGACTATCTACTTGGACGTGAGAATACTGTGGCGACCTACCACCAGGCTTGGGCAGATGATTTGAAAGCCGCTCACCCATCCATCACAGAAGAAGCAGAGGCAGAGGCCCTTGTCCGTGAATCAGTAGGCCAGATCTTTGCGCGCGTGCTCGAAGATGCTGGAGTCTACAAGCGAACAGCAGAAGGACAAGCTGCCTTTAGACGCTTTGTTGCGACGCTTTAA
- the galE gene encoding UDP-glucose 4-epimerase GalE, with product MAILVLGGAGYIGSHMVDRLVNEGQEKVVVVDSLVTGHRAAVHPDAVFYQGDLADQDFMRTVFKEHADIDAVIHFAAYSLVAESMADPLKYFDNNTAGMVKLLEVMHECGVHYIVFSSTAATYGIPEEIPILETTPQKPINPYGESKLMMETIMRWADQAYGIKYVPLRYFNVAGAKPDGSIGEDHGPETHLLPIVLQVAQGKREKIAIFGDDYQTPDGTNVRDYVHPFDLVDAHLLAVEYLRNGNPSTAFNLGSSTGFSNLQIVEAARKVTGHPIPLEIADRRPGDPDTLIASSEKARAILGWQPKFDNIETIIQTAWAWHSSHPDGYNDR from the coding sequence ATGGCAATACTCGTACTCGGAGGAGCTGGCTATATCGGTTCCCACATGGTGGACCGTTTGGTCAATGAAGGACAGGAAAAAGTCGTCGTGGTCGATAGCTTGGTCACAGGCCACCGTGCAGCGGTGCATCCAGATGCCGTCTTTTACCAAGGAGACCTGGCGGATCAAGACTTTATGCGCACTGTTTTTAAGGAACATGCCGATATTGATGCGGTCATCCACTTTGCGGCCTACTCACTGGTTGCCGAGTCCATGGCAGATCCATTGAAATACTTTGATAACAATACAGCTGGCATGGTCAAGCTCTTGGAAGTCATGCATGAATGTGGGGTACACTACATCGTCTTTTCTTCAACCGCAGCTACCTACGGCATTCCAGAAGAAATTCCGATTCTTGAAACCACTCCACAAAAACCGATCAATCCTTATGGGGAAAGCAAGCTCATGATGGAAACCATCATGCGCTGGGCTGATCAAGCCTACGGCATCAAGTATGTGCCTCTTCGTTACTTTAATGTAGCGGGTGCCAAGCCAGATGGATCCATCGGAGAAGACCATGGACCAGAGACCCATCTCTTGCCGATCGTCTTGCAAGTGGCCCAAGGAAAACGCGAAAAGATCGCTATTTTTGGGGATGACTACCAGACACCAGATGGGACCAATGTTCGGGACTATGTCCATCCTTTTGACTTGGTAGATGCTCACCTTTTAGCAGTGGAGTATCTCCGAAATGGCAACCCATCGACTGCCTTTAACCTAGGATCTTCAACCGGATTCTCCAATCTTCAAATCGTAGAAGCAGCCCGCAAGGTGACGGGACATCCGATCCCACTTGAGATTGCTGATCGCAGACCAGGAGATCCAGATACCCTGATCGCATCATCTGAGAAGGCGCGTGCCATCCTTGGCTGGCAACCAAAATTTGATAATATCGAAACCATTATCCAAACAGCCTGGGCTTGGCATTCCAGCCACCCAGATGGCTACAATGATCGATAA
- a CDS encoding Imm74 family immunity protein → MKITGTRSTITFDLENGFLIKAQGELLINKKFVVYKDSMTQWEPPHENLPITQREIENIINTAKKMESNQTIQLDFV, encoded by the coding sequence ATGAAAATTACAGGAACAAGATCAACAATTACTTTTGATTTAGAGAATGGTTTCCTCATAAAAGCACAAGGAGAATTGCTGATCAATAAAAAATTTGTTGTTTATAAAGATAGTATGACACAATGGGAGCCTCCTCATGAGAATCTTCCGATAACTCAAAGAGAAATAGAAAATATTATTAATACAGCTAAAAAAATGGAGAGCAATCAAACTATTCAATTAGACTTTGTATAA
- a CDS encoding barstar family protein — protein MQDRLPFSGFVANFDGKQIQNKEELFRFLEKNVGLPDANNWSSITNWLTDLSWIKAEEYNFILENYDSFLKDDLSSKDLFLEILEEDILPWWECDVEKHVVGSKVKSFQVYIVEN, from the coding sequence ATGCAAGATCGATTGCCTTTCAGTGGCTTTGTAGCAAATTTTGATGGGAAGCAGATCCAAAACAAAGAAGAACTATTTCGTTTTCTTGAAAAAAATGTCGGACTTCCTGATGCCAATAATTGGTCATCTATTACAAATTGGCTGACAGACTTATCATGGATAAAAGCTGAAGAATACAACTTTATTCTTGAAAATTATGATAGCTTCTTAAAAGATGACTTATCATCTAAAGACTTATTTTTAGAAATTTTGGAAGAAGATATTCTTCCTTGGTGGGAATGCGATGTTGAAAAGCATGTTGTTGGCAGTAAGGTCAAGAGTTTTCAAGTTTACATAGTAGAAAATTAA
- the gshAB gene encoding bifunctional glutamate--cysteine ligase GshA/glutathione synthetase GshB, with translation MTINQLLQKLEPTSPILQANFGIERESLRVDRQGKLAHTPHPSWLGARSFHPYIQTDFCEFQMELITPVAKSTTEARRFLGAITDVAGRSISKDELLWPLSMPPRINAQEIQVAQLENEFERHYRNYLAEKYGTKLQAISGIHYNMELGKDLVEALFQESDQIDIIAFKNALYLKLAQNYLRYRWVITYLFGAAPIAEQGFFDQEVPEPVRSFRNSDHGYVNKEEIQVSFASLEDYVSAIENYIEQGDLIAEKEFYSAVRFRGQKVNRSFLDKGITYLEFRNFDLNPFERIGISQTTMDTVHLLLLAFLWLDAPENVDQALAQGHALNEKIALSHPLEPLPSEAETQNITTALDQLVQHFGLGDYHQGLVKQVKDAFADSSQTLAAQLLPHIKDKSLSDFALDKALAYHDYDWTAHYALKGYEEMELSTQMLLFDAIQKGLHFEILDEQDQFLKLWHKDHVEYVKNGNMTSKDNYVVPLAMANKTVTKKILADAGFPVPAGDEFTSLEQGLAYYPLIKGKQIVVKPKSTNFGLGISIFQEPASLDNYKKALEIAFEEDTAVLVEEFIPGTEYRFFILDGRCESVLLRVAANVVGDGKHTIRELVAQKNANPLRGRDHRSPLEIIKLGDIEQLMLTQQGYAPDDILPEGKKVNLRRNSNISTGGDSIDVTETIDSSYQELAAAMATSMGAWACGVDLIIPDKTQPASKEKPHFTCIELNFNPAMYIHTYCAEGPGQAITPKILDKLFPEVATSQT, from the coding sequence ATGACTATAAATCAACTGCTTCAAAAGCTGGAGCCTACTAGCCCTATCCTTCAAGCTAACTTTGGAATTGAACGCGAAAGTCTTCGTGTCGATAGACAGGGAAAATTAGCACATACGCCTCACCCTTCATGGCTAGGAGCTCGAAGTTTCCACCCTTATATTCAAACAGATTTTTGTGAGTTTCAGATGGAACTCATCACACCAGTTGCTAAATCTACCACTGAGGCTCGTCGATTTCTTGGAGCCATTACCGATGTAGCTGGACGTTCCATCAGTAAAGATGAACTTCTCTGGCCCTTGTCCATGCCTCCTCGTATCAACGCCCAAGAAATCCAAGTTGCCCAACTGGAAAATGAATTTGAACGCCATTATCGTAACTACCTGGCCGAAAAATACGGAACTAAACTACAAGCTATCTCAGGTATCCACTATAATATGGAACTAGGGAAAGATTTGGTTGAAGCCCTATTCCAAGAAAGTGACCAGATTGATATAATTGCTTTCAAAAACGCCCTCTATCTTAAGCTGGCTCAAAACTACTTGCGCTACCGTTGGGTGATTACCTATCTTTTTGGGGCTGCACCTATTGCTGAGCAAGGATTCTTCGACCAAGAAGTTCCAGAACCTGTGCGTTCCTTCCGTAACAGTGACCACGGCTATGTCAATAAGGAAGAAATACAAGTATCTTTTGCAAGCCTAGAAGACTATGTCTCTGCCATCGAAAACTATATCGAACAAGGTGATTTGATTGCGGAAAAGGAATTTTACTCGGCTGTTCGTTTCCGTGGACAAAAGGTTAATCGCTCCTTCCTTGACAAGGGAATCACCTACCTAGAATTCCGTAACTTCGACCTCAACCCCTTTGAGCGTATCGGTATTAGCCAAACTACCATGGATACCGTACACCTACTCCTTCTAGCCTTCCTCTGGCTGGATGCCCCTGAAAATGTTGATCAGGCTCTGGCTCAAGGTCACGCGCTGAATGAAAAAATTGCCCTCTCTCATCCTTTAGAACCTCTACCTTCTGAAGCTGAAACTCAGAACATTACGACAGCTCTAGACCAACTGGTGCAACATTTTGGGCTTGGTGACTATCATCAAGGGCTGGTCAAACAAGTTAAAGATGCCTTTGCAGATTCCAGTCAGACACTAGCTGCTCAACTTCTTCCTCATATCAAAGACAAGTCCCTTTCTGACTTTGCCCTTGACAAGGCGCTTGCCTATCATGATTACGACTGGACTGCCCACTATGCCCTTAAGGGTTATGAGGAGATGGAACTTTCTACCCAGATGCTGCTCTTTGATGCCATTCAAAAAGGGCTTCATTTTGAAATCCTAGATGAGCAGGATCAATTCCTTAAACTCTGGCATAAAGATCATGTTGAGTACGTCAAAAATGGTAACATGACCTCAAAAGACAACTATGTAGTTCCTCTTGCCATGGCTAATAAAACCGTGACCAAAAAAATCCTGGCTGATGCTGGCTTCCCTGTCCCTGCCGGCGACGAATTTACCAGTCTAGAACAAGGTCTAGCCTACTATCCTCTTATCAAGGGCAAGCAAATTGTGGTTAAACCAAAATCAACCAACTTCGGTCTGGGCATTTCCATTTTCCAAGAGCCTGCCAGCCTTGATAACTATAAGAAAGCTCTCGAGATTGCCTTTGAAGAAGATACAGCTGTTCTTGTTGAAGAATTTATCCCAGGAACCGAATACCGTTTCTTCATTCTGGACGGGCGTTGTGAGTCTGTCCTCCTTCGTGTCGCTGCTAATGTTGTCGGTGATGGCAAACACACCATTCGTGAATTAGTCGCTCAGAAAAATGCCAATCCATTGCGAGGCCGTGACCACCGCTCACCTCTGGAAATCATTAAGCTAGGAGACATCGAACAATTGATGTTGACTCAGCAAGGTTATGCACCTGATGATATTCTCCCAGAAGGGAAAAAGGTCAATCTCCGCCGTAACTCCAACATTTCTACGGGTGGTGACTCTATTGATGTCACTGAGACAATAGATTCCTCTTACCAAGAATTGGCAGCAGCTATGGCAACTAGCATGGGGGCCTGGGCTTGCGGGGTTGACCTCATCATTCCAGATAAAACTCAGCCTGCTAGCAAGGAAAAACCTCATTTCACTTGTATCGAGCTCAACTTCAATCCCGCTATGTATATTCACACCTATTGTGCTGAAGGTCCTGGACAAGCTATCACTCCAAAAATTCTAGACAAGCTTTTTCCAGAAGTTGCCACAAGTCAAACCTAA
- a CDS encoding M42 family metallopeptidase, with protein MNQTVTYLQELTAIPSPTGYTREIADYLVNTIEGFGYEVTRTAKGGVNVTVPGVITDKQRYVTAHVDTLGAIVRAVKADGRLKLDRIGGFPWNMIEGENCTVHVANTGKTHSGTILVHQTSCHVYKDAGTVERTQDNMEVRLDEKVTNEKETRALGIEVGDFVSFDPRTIVTDTGFIKSRHLDDKVSAAILLNLLRVYKEEQIQLPVTTTFAFSVFEEVGHGANSSIPAEVVEYLAVDMGAMGDDQATDEYTVSICVKDASGPYHYEFRQHLVALAKAQEIPYKLDIYPFYGSDASAAMSAGAEVKHALLGAGIESSHSYERTHLDSVVATERMVDAYLKSDLVD; from the coding sequence ATGAATCAGACAGTGACTTATTTGCAGGAATTGACAGCCATTCCTTCACCGACCGGTTATACACGTGAGATTGCAGATTACTTAGTCAACACCATTGAAGGCTTTGGGTACGAAGTAACTCGGACTGCTAAGGGTGGGGTGAATGTGACCGTGCCTGGTGTGATCACAGACAAACAACGCTACGTCACAGCCCATGTGGATACCTTGGGAGCTATTGTCCGCGCGGTGAAAGCTGATGGCCGCCTCAAGCTAGACCGTATCGGCGGTTTCCCTTGGAATATGATTGAAGGGGAAAATTGTACGGTCCATGTAGCCAATACAGGAAAGACTCATTCGGGTACGATTTTGGTCCATCAGACTTCTTGCCATGTCTACAAGGATGCGGGAACTGTCGAGCGGACCCAGGACAATATGGAAGTCCGTCTGGATGAAAAAGTAACCAACGAAAAAGAAACCCGTGCCCTTGGTATTGAAGTGGGTGACTTTGTCAGCTTTGATCCCCGGACCATTGTGACAGATACTGGCTTTATCAAATCTCGCCACTTAGATGACAAGGTGAGTGCGGCGATTCTCTTGAATCTTCTGCGCGTGTACAAGGAAGAACAGATCCAATTGCCAGTAACGACCACCTTTGCCTTTTCAGTCTTTGAAGAAGTGGGGCATGGGGCTAATTCTAGTATTCCAGCTGAAGTGGTCGAATACTTGGCAGTGGACATGGGAGCTATGGGAGATGACCAAGCAACGGATGAATACACGGTATCCATCTGTGTCAAAGACGCTTCAGGACCATACCACTACGAATTCCGTCAGCATTTGGTAGCCTTGGCAAAAGCCCAAGAAATCCCTTATAAGTTGGATATCTATCCTTTCTATGGATCAGATGCCTCTGCAGCCATGAGCGCAGGAGCAGAAGTCAAACATGCCCTTCTCGGAGCAGGGATCGAATCTAGCCACTCATATGAGCGGACTCACTTGGATTCTGTAGTCGCAACAGAGCGCATGGTCGATGCCTACCTCAAGAGCGACTTGGTAGATTAA
- a CDS encoding peptide ABC transporter substrate-binding protein codes for MKKRNVIALAGVALLSAGILAACSGGSKSSSSSNGQKFSYVYETEPENLNYITSGKAATHDITGNLIDGLFENDKYGNLIPSLAKDWTVSQDGLTYTYKLRDDAKWYDSEGEEYADVTAKDFVTGIKYAADNKSEMLYIIQDSIKGLNDYVSGKNKDFSAVGVKAVDDHTLQITLNQPESYWNSKLTLGITFPVNEKFVKSKGDKFAQASDTSSLLYNGPYILKSFTSKSSIEMTKNENYWDKDKVYISDVKLEFYDGQDQSKLAKSFGENTLSLAKLFPTGSGYSEQAKEFKDEITYTPQDAASYVIGTNIDRQSYKHTAKKTDEEKQSTKKALLNKDFRQAISFAFNREAYAAQLNGKDGASKIIRNLYIPPTFVQADGKTFGEMVKTQLDTYGDEWKSTKLDDGQNGLFDAKKAKEEFAKAKTALEAEGVKFPIHIDMPVDQTTPSRVQRVQSFKQSVEEALGKENIVIDIQMLSKEDLQNVTLFAPNAAGEDWDLSDNVGWNPDYQDPSTYMDILKASSGENTKTFLGFDPSENNEAAKKVGLYDFEKMIKDAGAESQDVNKRYEKYAAAQAWLTDSALVIPTSSSTGRPFLTRIEPFSAPFAWTGGKGKDHVIYKGMKLQDKAVTTADYNKALEKWQKEQAESNKKAQEDLKKHVK; via the coding sequence ATGAAAAAAAGAAATGTCATTGCACTTGCGGGAGTTGCCCTCCTTTCAGCAGGTATCCTAGCAGCTTGTTCAGGTGGTTCTAAATCATCTAGCTCAAGCAACGGTCAAAAATTCTCATATGTCTATGAGACTGAGCCAGAAAACCTAAACTATATCACATCTGGTAAAGCAGCAACCCACGATATCACAGGAAACTTGATTGATGGTTTGTTTGAAAATGATAAATACGGGAACTTGATTCCATCTCTTGCAAAAGATTGGACAGTTTCGCAAGATGGCTTGACTTATACTTATAAACTTCGTGATGATGCTAAATGGTATGATTCAGAAGGCGAAGAGTATGCGGATGTAACAGCTAAAGATTTCGTCACAGGGATCAAATATGCGGCTGATAACAAATCAGAAATGCTCTACATCATCCAAGATTCTATCAAAGGCTTGAATGACTACGTCAGTGGTAAAAATAAAGATTTCTCAGCTGTAGGAGTAAAAGCAGTTGATGATCATACCCTTCAAATCACTTTGAACCAACCAGAATCTTACTGGAACTCTAAATTGACTCTTGGGATCACTTTCCCTGTCAACGAAAAATTCGTGAAATCAAAAGGGGATAAATTCGCTCAAGCAAGTGATACTAGCTCCCTTCTTTACAATGGTCCTTACATCTTGAAGAGCTTTACTTCAAAATCTTCTATCGAAATGACCAAGAATGAAAACTACTGGGATAAAGACAAGGTCTACATCTCAGATGTGAAATTGGAATTCTACGATGGACAAGACCAAAGTAAATTGGCCAAATCATTCGGAGAAAATACTCTTAGCTTGGCAAAACTCTTCCCAACTGGATCTGGTTACTCAGAGCAAGCTAAAGAATTCAAAGATGAAATCACCTACACTCCTCAAGACGCCGCTTCTTATGTTATTGGTACCAACATCGACCGTCAATCTTACAAACACACTGCTAAGAAGACCGATGAAGAAAAACAATCTACTAAGAAAGCTCTCTTGAACAAGGACTTCCGTCAAGCGATCAGCTTTGCCTTCAACCGTGAAGCGTATGCTGCTCAATTGAACGGAAAAGACGGAGCAAGCAAGATCATCCGTAACCTCTACATTCCACCAACATTTGTCCAAGCTGATGGCAAGACCTTTGGTGAAATGGTGAAAACACAATTGGATACCTACGGAGATGAGTGGAAATCTACTAAACTAGACGATGGTCAAAATGGTCTCTTCGATGCTAAGAAAGCGAAGGAAGAGTTTGCAAAAGCGAAGACTGCCTTGGAAGCAGAAGGTGTGAAATTCCCAATTCACATCGATATGCCTGTAGACCAAACCACACCATCAAGAGTTCAACGGGTACAATCCTTCAAACAATCAGTTGAAGAAGCACTTGGTAAAGAAAATATCGTCATCGATATCCAAATGCTTTCGAAAGAAGACCTTCAAAATGTGACCCTCTTTGCGCCAAATGCGGCTGGCGAAGATTGGGATCTCTCTGATAATGTTGGTTGGAACCCTGACTACCAAGATCCATCAACTTACATGGATATCTTGAAAGCTTCATCTGGTGAAAATACTAAGACTTTCCTTGGATTTGACCCAAGTGAAAACAATGAAGCAGCTAAAAAAGTTGGTCTTTACGATTTTGAAAAGATGATCAAAGATGCTGGTGCAGAATCACAAGACGTCAACAAACGCTACGAAAAATATGCGGCAGCGCAAGCTTGGTTGACAGATAGTGCCCTTGTTATCCCAACTTCTTCATCAACTGGACGTCCATTCTTGACACGTATCGAACCATTCTCAGCTCCATTTGCATGGACTGGTGGTAAAGGAAAAGACCACGTGATCTACAAAGGAATGAAACTCCAAGATAAAGCTGTGACAACTGCTGACTACAACAAAGCCCTTGAAAAATGGCAAAAAGAACAAGCAGAGTCAAACAAAAAAGCACAAGAAGATCTTAAGAAACACGTCAAATAA